The Hyperolius riggenbachi isolate aHypRig1 chromosome 3, aHypRig1.pri, whole genome shotgun sequence genome window below encodes:
- the ZNF710 gene encoding zinc finger protein 710, which produces MAFNMGRFTDFGTQTDAVVVLSLAQAAVLGLVSENELFGASISPSCFFPASRGECSNNGPIEDKKQEDETYINTEGNDTTEPLEDEASDLEKHARRKKRLPVKVIPKIKSEKTEEEKDEGEICQVVVEAKSEEPDSEETLLKEAQEQECDNTVQNNTLKMIDLSTFRRRPKRRQFRDRQRHDTDADYRRIVQHPFQHSYPIPPMPMIPGNSSMDSMQRQCGYGPSSLQPNETRAPAIASPKAEESGQRFAWPDHNDFETDTAESIERNKKAQLDRLDINVQIDDSYLVEAGDRQKRWQCRMCEKSYTSKYNLVTHILGHSGIKPHSCPHCNKLFKQPSHLQTHLLTHQGTRPHKCEVCNKAFTQTSHLKRHMLLHTDIKPYSCRFCGRGFAYPSELKAHEVKHENGRCHVCVECGLDFATLTQLKRHISSHQGPTMYQCMECNKSFHYRSQLQNHMLKHQNVRPFVCKECGMEFSQIHHLKQHSLTHKGVKEFKCEVCGREFTLHANMKRHMLIHASVRPFQCHICFKTFVQKQTLKTHMIVHSPVKPFKCKVCGKSFNRMYNLLGHMHLHAGYKPFKCPYCSSKFNLKGNLSRHMKVKHGVMDITLENQDHMMELPDTEANDMDSQQEMEDYEDNSYEYNEADNVAEENNPLTDQSMKEMVYYNVL; this is translated from the exons ATGGCCTTTAACATGGGTCGTTTCACTGACTTTGGCACTCAGACTGATGCTGTGGTGGTGCTATCTCTAGCTCAGGCTGCTGTTTTGGGACTGGTGTCAGAAAATGAGCTATTTGGTGCTAGCATTAGCCCAAGTTGTTTCTTCCCAGCCTCCAGAGGAGAGTGCTCAAATAATGGACCCATTGAAGACAAGAAGCAAGAAGATGAAACCTACATAAACACAGAGGGAAATGACACAACAGAGCCTCTGGAAGACGAAGCATCTGATCTCGAGAAGCACGCTAGGCGAAAAAAGCGGCTGCCGGTCAAAGTGATTCCAAAAATTAAATCTGAAAAAACTGAAGAGGAAAAGGATGAAGGAGAGATCTGCCAAGTGGTGGTAGAGGCTAAAAGTGAAGAACCAGATAGTGAAGAAACACTTTTGAAAGAAGCTCAGGAACAGGAATGTGATAACACTGTACAAAACAATACTTTGAAAATGATTGACCTCAGCACATTCCGTAGAAGGCCTAAGAGGCGACAGTTTCGTGACAGGCAGCGCCATGATACAGATGCAGACTACAGGCGCATTGTACAACACCCCTTTCAACACTCATACCCTATTCCTCCTATGCCAATGATCCCAGGTAACTCAAGTATGGACAGCATGCAAAGACAATGTGGTTATGGCCCTAGCTCACTGCAGCCCAATGAAACCAGGGCCCCAGCAATTGCATCACCTAAAGCAGAGGAAAGTGGGCAACGTTTTGCTTGGCCAGACCATAATGATTTTGAAACTGACACAGCTGAATCAATTGAGCGTAACAAAAAGGCACAACTGGACAGACTagatataaatgttcagattgaTGATTCGTACCTGGTGGAAGCTGGAGACCGACAAAAGCGGTGGCAATGCCGAATGTGTGAGAAGTCCTACACCTCAAAGTACAACTTGGTCACTCACATTTTGGGACACAGTGGGATCAAACCCCACTCATGCCCACACTGCAACAAACTTTTCAAACAGCCAAGCCACCTACAGACTCACCTTCTCACTCACCAGGGGACGAGACCGCACAAATGTGAGGTGTGCAACAAAGCTTTCACACAAACCAGCCACCTGAAGAGACACATGTTGTTGCACACAGACATAAAGCCCTACAGCTGTCGCTTCTGTGGTCGTGGCTTTGCCTACCCCAGTGAGCTAAAAGCCCATGAAGTGAAACATGAAAATGGCAGATGCCACGTATGTGTGGAGTGTGGATTGGACTTTGCTACACTAACACAACTAAAACGTCACATCTCCTCTCACCAGGGGCCTACCATGTACCAGTGTATGGAATGCAACAAATCCTTCCACTACCGCAGCCAGCTGCAAAACCACATGCTGAAGCATCAAAATGTCCGACCATTTGTTTGTAAAGAGTGCGGCATGGAGTTCAGCCAAATCCACCATCTCAAACAGCATTCGCTTACACATAAG GGCGTGAAAGAGTTTAAGTGTGAGGTATGTGGGCGGGAATTCACTCTGCATGCCAACATGAAGCGCCACATGCTGATTCATGCCAGTGTCCGCCCATTCCAATGCCATATCTGCTTTAAGACGTTTGTGCAGAAGCAAACACTGAAGACCCACATGATAGTGCACTCTCCTGTCAAGCCGTTCAAGTGCAAG GTTTGTGGGAAATCTTTCAACAGAATGTACAATTTGCTAGGCCACATGCACCTCCATGCTGGATACAAGCCCTTTAAATGCCCCTATTGCTCCAGCAAGTTTAATCTGAAAGGTAACCTTAGTCGGCACATGAAGGTGAAACATGGAGTTATGGATATCACATTGGAAAATCAAG ATCACATGATGGAACTCCCAGATACAGAAGCCAATGATATGGACAGCCAGCAAGAAATGGAGGACTATGAAGATAATTCCTATGAATACAATGAGGCAGACAATGTGGCGGAAGAAAACAATCCACTGACTGATCAGTCCATGAAAGAAATGGTCTATTATAATGTTTTGTAG